A portion of the Lolium rigidum isolate FL_2022 chromosome 1, APGP_CSIRO_Lrig_0.1, whole genome shotgun sequence genome contains these proteins:
- the LOC124682799 gene encoding uncharacterized protein LOC124682799, which produces MKKGTLALFLLLAFASHGTWCAVAGRSVMADAAHHHLRPHLQVQAQGLLQTKGKHLLEMHNPRKFGHAHMAGGGPGGGASGGGRTTGGGAANTRPHNSKNGVAMPLPAPVTSVLALVFTTTILLAALSF; this is translated from the exons atgaagaaagGTACTCTtgctctcttcctcctcttggcctTTGCTTCACATGGCACATGGTGTGCAGTAGCTGGGAGAAGCGTCATGGCCGATGCAGCTCATCACCATCTGAGGCCTCATCTCCAGGTGCAGGCACAGGGATTGCTTC AAACCAAAGGCAAGCATCTCCTGGAGATGCATAATCCCAGGAAGTTTGGGCATGCGCACATGGctggcggcggcccaggcggtgGAGCGAGCGGCGGTGGGAGGACCaccggtggcggcgcggcgaacACAAGGCCTCACAACAGCAAGAACGGGGTTGCTATGCCGCTGCCGGCTCCGGTGACCTCCGTCCTGGCACTGGTTTTCACCACCACCATCCTCCTCGCGGCGCTCAGCTTCTGA
- the LOC124685881 gene encoding F-box protein SKIP1-like — translation MVAVVEGSEAAPEERDWSDLTTVCLVEAFSRLDQEDLWRGAMSCCRSWRDAARSRPALFAALDLDPAFESIGADAAEWWTPAFQRRVDAMLRSTATLAAGELREVRIRHCSDDALAFAANRSPQLSILSIRSSRSVTDRSMLTIASCCPVLTELDISYCYEVSYKSLEAIGQNCPNLIVLKRSIFNWLDSSEHTGIVPADYLRECPQDSDREAITISKYMQKLKHLVLRFAKLSAVGLNSIAEGCKELEILDLFGCANLTSRGIEQAAGNLKNLETLVKPNLYIPRSSFHMERYGHWQLYDERFQTNVFQI, via the exons ATGGTGGCTGTAGTCGAAGGAAGCGAGGCGGCGCCGGAGGAGAGGGACTGGTCGGATCTGACGACGGTGTGCCTGGTGGAGGCGTTCTCCCGGCTGGACCAGGAGGACCTGTGGCGCGGCGCCATGTCGTGCTGCCGCTCGTGGCGGGACGCCGCGCGCTCCCGGCCGGCGCTCTTCGCGGCGCTCGACCTCGACCCGGCCTTCGAGTCCATCGGCGCCGACGCTGCCGAGTGGTGGACGCCTGCCTTCCAGCGACGTGTCGACGCTATGCTCCGCTCCACCGCCACGCTTGCCGCGGGGGAGCTCCGCGAGGTCCGGATCCGGCACTGTTCCGATGACGCACTCGCATTCGCCGCCAACAG ATCTCCACAGCTCAGTATCCTTTCCATCAGAAGCAGCCGGAGTGTAACTGACCGATCGATGCTTACGATTGCATCATGCTGTCCTGTTCTTACTGAATTGGACATCAGCTACTGCTACGAGGTTTCATACAAGTCACTCGAGGCGATTGGTCAGAATTGCCCTAACCTCATAGTGCTCAAAAGGAGCATATTCAACTGGCTTGATTCATCAGAGCATACTGGAATAGTTCCTGCTGACTATCTAAGAGAATGCCCCCAAGACAGCGATAGGGAAGCCATCACAATTTCAAAATATATGCAGAAGCTGAAGCATCTGGTGCTTAGGTTCGCGAAGCTATCTGCTGTTGGCCTTAATTCTATTGCTGAAGGATGCAAGGAGTTGGAGATTCTGGACCTGTTTGGCTGCGCGAATTTGACATCCAGGGGAATAGAGCAGGCTGCTGGAAATTTGAAGAATCTGGAGACTCTTGTTAAACCTAACTTGTACATACCGAGGTCCTCCTTCCACATGGAGAGGTACGGACATTGGCAGTTATATGATGAGAGGTTCCAGACAAATGTCTTTCAGATATAA